The genomic region atccaatgcgagttttctccttagacctttgtacagagcggcatagaggtacccctttgtgacacttggttgaaacatatgctatgcaatgataatcagtgttaacccaagctaattaggacaaggtgcgagcactattagtatactatgcatgaggcttgcaacttataagatgtcttatacataactcatatgctttattactaccattgacaaaattgtttcttgttttcaaaatgaaaagctctagcacaaatatagtaatcaatgcttcctctgcgaagggcctatcttctactttattgttgagtcagtttgcctattctttctatcctagaagcaaacacttgtatcaactgtgtgcattgattcttacatgtttacttattgcacttgttatattgctttgtgttgacaattatccatgagatatacatgttgaagttgaaagcaaccgctgaaactttatcttcctttatgttgcttcaatgcctttactttgaatttattgctttatgagtaactcttatgcaagtcttattgatgcttgtcttgaaagtattattcatgaaaagtctttgctatatgattcatttgtttactcattatcttcatcattgcttcgaatcgctgcattcatctcatatgctttacaatagtatgatcacgattatgatagcatgtcacttcgtaaattatctttgttatcgtttacctactcgagggcgagtaggaactaagcttgggatgcttgatacgtcccaaacgtatctataatttcttatgttccatgctacttttatgatgatactcacatgttttatacacattatatgtcatatttatgcattttccggcactaacctattgacgagatgccgaagagccagttgctgttttccgctgtttttggtttcagaaatcctagtaaggaaatattctcggaattggacgaaatcaacgcccaggggcctatttttccacgaagcttccagaagatcggaggacttacgaagtggggccacgaggcggcgccacactagggcggcgcggcctgggccttggccgcgccggcctgttgtgtggggccctcgtgtggcctcctgacctgcccttccgcccacatatagtcttcgtcgcgaatagtaccgagagccacgatacggaaaaccttccagagacgccgccgccgccaatcccatctcgggggattcagggatcgcctccggcaccctgccggagaggggaatcatctcccggaggtctcttcatcgccatgatcgcctccggatcgatgtgtgagtagttcacccctggactacgggtccatagcagtagctagatggttgtcttctcctcattgtgctatcatgttagatcttgtgagctgcctatcatgatcaagatcatctatttgtaatccttcatgttgtgtttgttgggatccgatgaatattgaatactatgtcaagttgattatcaatctatcatatatgttatttatgttcttgcatgctctccgttgctactagaggctctggccaagttgatacttgtgactccaagagggagtatttatgctcgatagtgggttcatgcctccattaaatcgggacgagtgacgtaaagttctaaggttgtggatgtgctcgttgccactagggataaaatatcgatgctttgtctaaggatatttgtgttgattacattacgcaccatacttaatgcaattgtccgttgtttacaacttaataccggaggggttcggatgataacccgaaggtggacttttaggcatagatgcatgccggatagcggtctatgtactttgtcgtaatgccccgattaaatctcatagtactcatcatgatatatgtatgtgcattgttatactaccacatgtgatgaggacatcccatctgttgatacaaccgatgtacctacagccacacaaatacaaggaccaatcactcgagttcGTGCCAgataacttaactatcaggtactttcgtttcttggaactattcctcacatacatgtgaatatgatgctgcctaaatcaaatgtgtttgttactcttaggaatgatggacctagcatggatgagaaggacaagcattggagcacgatcacacatggaggagatgccaacaaacatatgaggattgaagaggatgCTGCaactggagatttcagaactttgaagccaccataataagagatgaagacatggacgaaatattgaGCTTTCCACTTCACAATATCCTCCATATAGTTACATGGTGCCGCGTCACTTTTaagtttgggccaggcccatgtaatttttgcaggaattaagtcagcccccgtttagagtccgtattgaagggggaaaggccttctagggtttggtccaGCCACCGTATGCATGTCTGGTCGAAACCCCACAttgtcctcctttaaatacccccatagccgtcacgtttagactcggattttgattagattaaaagttagccattgctgcatctctcgtgtacttcttttgaggccaacgtccAGAACAAgatcgactattcggaatcccaccttattcaataaagatttcatctttcatccgcaatattatgattgcaatattagttcataTTTGTTCtgaatttcaggtaggaattaagaccctcgctggttaggctgccgtgcatccgcaagatgagtaactcccggagattgtcctggcGATTGCATTGGTGCACGagttttgcacgtgtagtcggatcgtcaagcacgaactccaccaacaaatcgatgttAACTTCATCTCAtcaaaagatcggacacctttgccctatcaacatGATTTGTTCGGCTCTAGCAAGGAAGTGTGAGGACGACGCCTCGCGACATGTAGTTGTCGCTAGGTGGTTTAAAGATATATTTATATTTGTAAATACTTTTAAGATTTGTTGCGTGTTAATgaggattagagcatctccagtcgtgtcccccaaaccaTCCCCCAAACGGCAccgaattgagcgtttgggggacgtgttttgttcgtgccgtatTTGGGGGACGCcgcttcccagtcgcgtcccccaaacgccgcccccaaattttTTTAAAGGGtttttgaaaacacaaccatttattaaatatagcatacaaataaatatgtttgcgaagattgttttcaaattaaaatacaacaaataataaaacaactaaacaaatttaataaatagggctagatcaaggtgccgcgacatttgctgataatcctttgatcctccacaaatgatcaacgagatcagcttgaagttgatcatgaacattgctgtcacggatctctccgTGCATGGTgaagaaatcaacaaaatctgcaggcaactcatgatcaacctccgcaagagggccctgacactcatagggatcaacatgtgtcctggcatgattcttgcagtcatcctcgatgatcatgttgtgcatgatcacacaagcctgcatcacctcccacatttggtcatgataccagcttagagcagggtaccggacaattgcaaattgatCTTGAAGCAcatcaaatgcccgctcgacatccttcctgcaagcctcctgtcgcgcagcaaagtgggaattcttctgacctgatggagtCGAGATTGTTTtggcaaaagtggcccattttggatatataccatcggctagataatagcctttggtatattggtggccattgatctcatagttgcattgtggagcatgcccttccgctagtctgctgaacaccagagactgctgcaacacgctgATGTCATTGTGTTAtcctgccatgccaaagaaagaatgctaaatccacaggtcataatctgccacagcttcaagcaccacagtgcaatatccatgacgccctttgtatataccttgccaagtaaACGGGTAGTTATTCCacgaccagtgcatgcaatcgatgcttccaagcattccaggaaatcctctggccgcattttgtgccatgatccttgcaatcTCTTCCTcaattggccctctcaagtagtatttgccaaactttctcaccacagctcggcaaaacttgtacatgcactcaatggcagtagacgcaCTCAtgagaaggtagtcgtcctgtgtatcggcaggtgctccgtatgcaagcatcctcatggcggtggtgcacttctgaatcgacgagaacccgacaacgcctacaacgtcgtgcttgagcttgaagtaggggtcgaactctcgaacgacgtggaggatattcatgaacagacccttgctcatcctatatcggcgccgaaaattgtcggcatgtgttgcgtcatctgcgaagtagtcattgtgcagcatggtatgcccctccatcctctgccggggcttcgacttctttctccccggccttgatcctccacggcgcggcctcttcctcttctccgcctcgtcaagcatgtcctggatggacgcgatgatcagcaaatgctcccggaggtcgtcgtcgaaggcttggtcGTCCTCCAGCAGTAGGGTAAGCATCTCGTCgttgctatccatgtctgaagcaaaatgaaTGGTTAAAATTGTGCCGCGGGAGATGAGGCAACGAACAGTGGCaataatcgcgcctacctggcaagtcatcgagcaccttgtatgcgcggaggtggggcggatttgacgccgcgttctgggacgcgctggcgaagcggcggcggcgaaacGTCCGATGAGAGTGCTAGCCGCGACGGCGGtgtcgactctcagaagagatcagccgtCTAAACGGTCGGCAACAGCGGTGGCGGAGGGGTGagaggcgcgggagggaaggcgcgacgagaaaagagacgtggaccaacggtttatggaaatagtcgccgaTATGTGGGAGctcgtctcgcttttcgttgtatcCAGCGTGTCCAAAACATTCCTATGGGGCGGGGAGTGGTTGGGGAtgttttttttgtccgacgccAACTCCAAATCCTTTTGGTGACGTTTTGTGGCACGCTATGGAAATGCTCTTACGAGAGTACATAGTTGAACTGttcggaagaagaaaaaaagttaCTCACTCGGTGCTACAAATTGGATCCACCGACGGGGCGACGTGGAGCTCGAGAGGCGCGCCGTTCCGCAATTAATTGCATGTCGTATCCCAAGACTCTCCTGCAATCACACTGGTGCCTCGGCAGCACTCGATCAAGATTAGAAAAGGAGATTATTATATTCCTAGTAATCGCGGCATGTGCGTGCGTACGAGAGTGGCGCCGGCCGGAAATGGCTCGCCGTGCCGGAGCGATGACCGGACGGTGCAGGACAAAACGCGGCCCAGAGAGTATCAAACGCCAGCTGAAGCTGAGTCAACGGCCGACAGCCCACTGCCCCAGAAGCCGATACTCcgtagaaaaagaaagaaagaaagaaaagagaatggAAGGGAAACACACGCCggatccctctctctctctctctcttccaatTCCAAATCGCCGCCCCACACCCTCGTCTCGTCCCGGTTCCCCACCCTACCCAGCCTCCGATTCCGATCCCATCTCACGCCGCCGCGCTCATGTGACACTCCCTCCCGCTCTCGCGCTCACTCACACTCCCACCGCCAGCCAGCCCGCCGTCCCAATTTCAACCCTCCGAGATTGGGCGCACCTAATAAATCCCCCGCCTTGGAATCGGGGGCATGGGCCAGGAGGGGATGGGGTACACCAGCGccaaggccggcggcggcggcggcggaggggcccTCCCCATGTCAGCGGCTCGGGCGCGGGGGGCGTCGCCGCTCAACGCCCACCACCGCTCGCGCAAGATCACCCGCACCTTCAACAACATCAAGATCACCGTGCTCTGCGGCCTCGTCACCATCCTCGTCCTCCGGGGCACCATCGGCCTCAACCTCTCCCTCCCCTCCCACCCCTCCGACGCCGACGCCCTCGCCGGCGCCAAGGCCGTCGAGGACATCGACCGCATCCTCCGCGAGATCCGCACCGACTCCGACCCCGCCGACACCGACCTcctggacgacgccgccgccaaacCCATCAACGCCACCTCCCTCACCGCCTCGGAGGCGGCCGCGGCCTACGCCGCCGCGGTAGCGAACTACGCGCTCGGCCCCAAGATCCACGACTGGGACGACCAGCGCCGGCGCTGGCTCGACCAAAACAAAGGCTTCCCATCCACCGCCCCCGACGGCAAGCCCAAGATCCTGCTCGTGACCGGCTCGCAGCCAGGGCCCTGCGACAACGCGCTCGGCGACCACTACCTGCTCAAGACAACCAAGAACAAGATCGACTACTGCCGCCTCCACGGCATCGAGATCGTGCACAACCTCGCGCACCTCGACACCCAGCTCGCCGGCTACTGGGCCAAGCTGCCGCTCATCCGCCGCCTCATGCTCTCGCACCCGGAGGTCGAGTGGATCTGGTGGATGGACAGCGACGCGCTCTTCACCGACATGGCCTTCGAGCTGCCCCTCGACCGCTACCACGGCCGCAACCTCGTCATCCACGGCTACCAGGACCTCCTCTTCGACAAGCACTCCTGGATCGCGCTCAACACCGGCAGCTTCCTCTTCCGGAACACCCAGTGGTCGCTCGACCTACTCGACGCCTGGGCGCCCATGGGGCCCAAGGGCTTCATCCGCGAGGAGGCCGGCAAGATTCTCACCGCCTACCTCAAGGGCCGCCCCGCGTTCGAGGCCGACGACCAGTCCGCGCTCATATACCTCCTGCTCTCCCAGAAGGACAAGTGGATGGACAAGGTCTTCATAGAGAATTCCTACTACCTGCACGGCTTCTGGGCGGGGCTGGTGGACAAGTACGAGGAGATGATGGAGAACCACCACCCGGGCCTCGGGGACGAGCGCTGGCCGTTCGTCACGCACTTTGTCGGATGCAAGCCGTGCGGGAGCTACGGCGATTATCCCGTGGAGCGCTGTCTCAAGAGTATGGAGAGAGCGTTCAACTTTGCCGATAACCAGGTGCTGCGACTCTACGGGTTTGGCCATAAGGGGCTGGAGAGCCCCAAGATCAAGAGGATCAGAAGCCAGACCACCAGGCCGATTAACGACAAGGAGAACCTTGATGTCAAGGCCAAGATGATGTCTTGAAGCTCGGCCATAAGGCAATAGCATAGGCTCTCTCCAAGGTCAGAGCATTTTGTTACTtgggatgttgtttagttcctgctattttttcttcttctttccttttttgtttcaCGGGTTTTTCATGTTATGTGTAATAGTTAGAGATTGCACAAGCTATGTTTCTCATCAACTTATTAAACACGATTGTATTCTAGCTCAAATCAGATGAAAATAGCATCACTTTTCTACCGTACTATTTCGCTTGGAGTGCTAGCTTCTAGCACCAAGACAGAATCCCTAATGTGTGGAGTTGGTATCTCGCACGTAATGATTTGACTATTATCTTGTCTTCCATGATACATTCGAGTGCAGTTATCAGGGAAAGCTGATTGCTTAGCTAACTCAAATCATTCAGCCTCTTGGTATATCTGTCAGTGGAGTCCCTAATGTTTCAACCTTTATTAGTTTAAATAATGTACTCCAATATAAGTAGGGCCTTTATTCATTAAGTGTGGTTGCCTTCTTCATTTGGTGGTATTAGCAGAACTGCCATTTTATATTCCTAAATCTGTAGATTCTAGCAGGACAAGAGTCCTTAATATATGGAGTTAGTATCTAGTTATGATTTAATTATGTTATCCTGTCTTCCATGATACATTGAAGTGCAGTTATGAACGAAAGCTGATTGCTTTAGCTAATTAAAAACATTCAACCCCTGGTCTATCTGTtgccttcttcttttgttggtattTGCAGAACTGCCATTTTTCCATCCCTGAAGGTTTCACAGTTCTTGTATCAACACCATTATAATTATTCAAGGACATAATATTCCACCCACTTATACCGAATCACTTATTTTGAATAATTGCAGATGATGAGGAAAGATGGATCTTGTTTTGCATCAGTCTTCTGTTTCTTTATCTACATTTCTAATATGCTGAATCGCTGAATCCTAACCAACAATTTTAAGGGGGGAAATACTAAGAATTCTAATGGTTTGTTTATATATTTTCTGATAtattattattttatataattACATGACGGATTGATGAATTCATTGGCACTTGGTAACAAAGTTATCGATTCTCCATTTATTTTTCACCAGTACCGCAGGAGTTTTCTATTTAATGATGTTTGACAATGTTCAAGGGCAATGGTTATTTTATCCCTTGAAATGTTGGAAAGACGGTAATTGTTGTGgattcttgttcaactcttttaacATATAACTCCCTTTTGAACTCTGGCAAaagttcacttctaaacttaagcTACAAAACCTTGAACTATCAAAAGCGGCTCTTTTCTTCTTGGATGATTCCACAAGTGGTGTTGGTTGGTGTGTCAGCTAAAAACTAGCACACAGcagaaaaaaaaggaagaaaacctGGTAGAAATAGATCAGCACATGAAACTTGGTGACATGGAGGTTCATGCACGTCACTCAAAAGTAGTTGTGAAACTACCTGAGGGTAAAAACCGATGATTCTAGTTCGACGCTGTGAATCAAACAGTTCTAGAGTTCACTGTTGAAGAATGAAGCATTTTCTAAGTTTTGCTTCTTTGAACACTGAATCCTCTAGTAATTACTGTCAAGAATTGGTCTTCACTCCTTGTTCAAATGATGATGTAAATTTGGGTTGTTCTTTTCTGAAAACCAGGTGTTTTGCTGTCACTGAAATATTTCCCAGCTTTTGTCTTGTCTAAATGGTGAGCTGGATGTGCGGCTGTCATTAATTCCTGCCTGGTAAGATCTGGATAAAATTTCTGTGCAATAGTATCTATAGAAGATATTTAAATCATGCCACTATGAAGTTGGTATTTTGGGGAAGTGCTACTGGATTTGTGAATGAAGTGTGGCTCCAGGTTCCACATGTCATCTAAATAGCCAGGGCGTTTTTTCATCAAAATTACCATCTTTCTGGTCCTATGGTTCCAATTTTCCATACCTTTGAGCTGATAAGGAATCACGATTCATGAGCAATGACACCTTTGTGGTGCAGGAATGCTATTTTCCTGTCAATGTAGAAATGCTAAGATTAACTTGGAGTACCTTATCAGCTCATTTCCTGTCATAACCCATTTTGGTTGTGCCACAGTAATAGCTCAATTGCTTGCAGAGTTGTTGATGCTCACATATTTGATATTTCTTGCTTCTGGTATTAGTCTCTTGACAGCAACAACTTACTGTTTGCCTTTTTATCGATGTTACCAACTAGTGTCCCCTTTTATCTTACACTTAATTTTATTCCTTTTCACTTTGGTGAAAGCTGCTTTATTGCCTGTAGGTGATATTGCTTGCTCCAGCATTCTAGCTGAGTTGATAATTCTCTTGCATCTTGCAAGTGATGTGTCCATGAAAAAAATAAGTGgtctctaggaggaactagagatCATTTTCATTAAGATAGAGCTGAGGTTCGAACTTTTCAAAGGAGCCCAGCTTTCATGGTGCTTTGTCCATGAAAATACAGCAGATTCCTGTTTGTGAGATAAGAATTTTCACAGATTCCTGAATGCCTTTCTGAAAATTTATTAGATTCAAACCCTGCCATTCTACTTTTGCAGCTCCTTTCATCTCTGATTGGATCAAGCCTGAACGTGCCTGGTACATGTTCCATTGGATCGGCTAATGAAGTTGATGGATCGACAAGCTTATTTTATTATGTCTTAGAAAACAAGTCAATGGTGCCACTCATGGCCGATCAGTATAGAATCTACTGGTAACTCCAGATCTAGATGTGTTATTTGTTCACGTGACTTTACTGTTGTTGGATCTTAAACTCTTATTTAGGTGTGGTATGCATACAAAACTATAGCTGCTTTTGGCCATGCATACAGAAGGGCTCATGTGGagtaataaatatatatataattcagAGGTATTAAGCGTCTGAATTACTACTAAACATAAATTCTTTTTCTGGCTATTGCTGCATGATAGATTGAATACCAGGAATCTGCTGAGAAGAAAAAGTTGTCAGTTACAGTCATTTTTTTGTGCAACTTTTCAGTGAAACCAGGAAGAGACCTTGGTTCTCTTATTCTGGTCATGCCCCTTTGCTGAGTTATGCTGGGACTTCATATGTCCTCAGAGAACCAGAGATCTTTCAGTTTTAGAGGCTTTCAACGATATCTGAGACAAATTGAAGCTACCTTTTGCCATGGATATAATAATTCTAGCTGCCTGGAGTATTTGGATTTCCAGGAATAATTTGATTTTTTAGAACCAGGAGACAACGTTTCAAAGATGGAAAGCTATCCTCAAAAATTAATTGAGTCTCTTACCTTACAGAATGAATAAGAAGCTTGTTGAACCTTTCAGCAATTGGCTGCACGCTCAGTTTGAAGCTTTAGAATAGAATAGTTTTTTTGGTAGTTGCTTTTTGCTTTTTTGCTTTTGTACATCTTGTACAATTGTATGA from Lolium rigidum isolate FL_2022 unplaced genomic scaffold, APGP_CSIRO_Lrig_0.1 contig_17095_1, whole genome shotgun sequence harbors:
- the LOC124680462 gene encoding probable glycosyltransferase 2; the encoded protein is MGQEGMGYTSAKAGGGGGGGALPMSAARARGASPLNAHHRSRKITRTFNNIKITVLCGLVTILVLRGTIGLNLSLPSHPSDADALAGAKAVEDIDRILREIRTDSDPADTDLLDDAAAKPINATSLTASEAAAAYAAAVANYALGPKIHDWDDQRRRWLDQNKGFPSTAPDGKPKILLVTGSQPGPCDNALGDHYLLKTTKNKIDYCRLHGIEIVHNLAHLDTQLAGYWAKLPLIRRLMLSHPEVEWIWWMDSDALFTDMAFELPLDRYHGRNLVIHGYQDLLFDKHSWIALNTGSFLFRNTQWSLDLLDAWAPMGPKGFIREEAGKILTAYLKGRPAFEADDQSALIYLLLSQKDKWMDKVFIENSYYLHGFWAGLVDKYEEMMENHHPGLGDERWPFVTHFVGCKPCGSYGDYPVERCLKSMERAFNFADNQVLRLYGFGHKGLESPKIKRIRSQTTRPINDKENLDVKAKMMS